A genomic segment from Dermatobacter hominis encodes:
- a CDS encoding ammonium transporter gives MLMPTRLPVSAFKEREVQKRFGVVLAGKMGGLLLAAGVIVAAFYLFGQTAGATALQDTVDAESLINPLNTVWVLVAAFLVFFMQAGFMALEAGFARSRESVNVMMECIFDTCLCGILYWAIGFALEFGIGNSIIGHSFFFLNHDTADYNGTGIAFYAFVLFQFAFADTASTITSGAMIGRTSFKGDILYSIAVSGLIYPITVHWIWGPGGWLGNTMGWFNGLVPDGTVFRDFAGSTAVHTVGAMIALMGALALGPRLGRVFARDGGGPTPPHDVNIAAIGAVMLWFGWYGFNPGSTLSAMDWEGIGRVAINTTLAASAGGLVAIFFIYRRTKKWDVGSTINGFLGGLVAVTAPCYWINPLGAVIIGAVAGILVPLATDLLEHLRIDDPVGAVPVHGACGIWGTLAVGLFATGEFGIPTATGADNSAPITGLFFGGGGGQLTAQVIGSIAAMLSAGILSFLLMFGLRKIPGSWNLRMPHDAEIEEGIDLYAHGLPAYQLDTGLGLVTVAGPSEARAPAPSSD, from the coding sequence ATGCTGATGCCGACGCGCTTGCCCGTGTCGGCGTTCAAGGAACGGGAGGTGCAGAAGCGCTTCGGCGTCGTCCTCGCCGGCAAGATGGGCGGCCTGCTGCTCGCCGCCGGCGTGATCGTCGCCGCGTTCTACCTCTTCGGCCAGACGGCCGGCGCCACGGCGCTGCAGGACACCGTCGACGCCGAGAGCCTGATCAACCCCCTGAACACGGTGTGGGTGCTGGTCGCCGCGTTCCTGGTGTTCTTCATGCAGGCGGGCTTCATGGCCCTCGAGGCGGGGTTCGCCCGATCGAGGGAATCCGTCAACGTGATGATGGAGTGCATCTTCGACACGTGCCTGTGCGGGATCCTCTACTGGGCGATCGGGTTCGCCCTCGAGTTCGGCATCGGGAACTCCATCATCGGGCACTCGTTCTTCTTCCTGAACCACGACACCGCTGACTACAACGGCACCGGCATCGCCTTCTATGCGTTCGTGCTGTTCCAGTTCGCGTTCGCGGACACGGCGTCGACGATCACGTCGGGCGCCATGATCGGCCGCACCAGCTTCAAGGGCGACATCCTCTACTCGATCGCCGTCTCCGGCCTGATCTACCCGATCACCGTGCACTGGATCTGGGGCCCGGGCGGCTGGCTCGGCAACACGATGGGCTGGTTCAACGGCCTCGTCCCCGATGGCACCGTCTTCCGCGACTTCGCCGGCTCCACCGCGGTCCACACGGTGGGCGCCATGATCGCCCTGATGGGCGCACTCGCCCTCGGTCCCCGCCTCGGGCGGGTCTTCGCCAGGGACGGCGGTGGCCCGACCCCGCCGCACGACGTGAACATCGCCGCCATCGGCGCCGTCATGCTGTGGTTCGGCTGGTACGGCTTCAACCCCGGATCGACGCTGTCGGCCATGGACTGGGAGGGCATCGGCCGGGTGGCCATCAACACGACCCTGGCGGCCAGCGCCGGTGGCCTGGTCGCCATCTTCTTCATCTACCGCCGCACCAAGAAGTGGGACGTCGGCTCGACGATCAACGGGTTCCTGGGAGGGCTCGTCGCCGTCACGGCACCCTGCTACTGGATCAACCCGTTGGGTGCGGTGATCATCGGCGCCGTCGCCGGCATCCTCGTCCCGCTCGCCACCGACCTGCTGGAGCACCTCCGGATCGACGACCCGGTCGGAGCGGTGCCGGTGCACGGAGCGTGCGGCATCTGGGGCACGCTGGCCGTCGGCCTGTTCGCCACCGGTGAGTTCGGCATCCCGACGGCCACCGGTGCCGACAACAGCGCCCCGATCACGGGCCTGTTCTTCGGCGGTGGCGGCGGGCAGCTGACCGCCCAGGTGATCGGCAGCATCGCCGCCATGCTCAGCGCCGGCATCCTCTCCTTCCTGCTGATGTTCGGCCTCCGCAAGATCCCGGGCTCCTGGAACCTGCGCATGCCGCACGACGCGGAGATCGAGGAGGGCATCGACCTCTACGCCCACGGGCTGCCGGCCTACCAGCTGGACACCGGCCTCGGGCTCGTCACGGTCGCCGGCCCGTCGGAGGCCAGGGCGCCCGCACCTTCGTCCGACTAG
- a CDS encoding bifunctional o-acetylhomoserine/o-acetylserine sulfhydrylase — MLPSGRDDEVPCLPEQSRGANMTDDWGFATRQIHAGAEADPTTGSRATPIYQTTAYQFRDSDHAANLFALAEIGNIYTRIINPTQGVVEARIAALEGAPDTAVGLPGALVVASGQAAETLAILNLAETGSHIVSSAALYGGTYNLFHYTLPKLGIEVSFVDDPDDLDAWSAAVRPNTKAFFAETIGNPKNDILDIRAVSDLAHANGVPLIVDNTVATPYLIPPLAHGADIVVHSATKFLGGHGTAIAGAIVDGGSFDFSANDKFPQFTEPDPSYHGLAYWPALGAGSYVIKARVQLLRDIGPAISPFNAFLLIQGIETLSLRMERHVANAQAVAEYLEAHDQVESVAYAGLPSSPYHARAQQYSPRGPGSVPAFVLQGGREAGKRFVEALTLHSHLANIGDVRSLVIHPASTTHSQLTEQEQVTTGVDPGLIRLSVGLEDVEDIIADLDQGFAAARG; from the coding sequence ATGCTGCCGAGCGGTCGGGACGACGAGGTCCCGTGCCTCCCAGAGCAGAGCCGAGGAGCGAACATGACCGACGACTGGGGCTTCGCCACCCGTCAGATCCACGCCGGTGCCGAGGCCGACCCGACCACCGGGTCACGGGCCACGCCGATCTACCAGACGACCGCGTACCAGTTCCGCGACAGCGACCACGCCGCCAACCTCTTCGCCCTCGCGGAGATCGGCAACATCTACACGCGCATCATCAACCCGACGCAGGGCGTGGTCGAGGCCCGCATCGCCGCCCTCGAGGGCGCGCCCGACACGGCGGTCGGCCTGCCCGGTGCGCTCGTCGTCGCCTCGGGCCAGGCGGCCGAGACGCTCGCCATCCTCAACCTGGCCGAGACGGGCAGCCACATCGTCAGCTCCGCGGCGTTGTACGGCGGCACCTACAACCTCTTCCACTACACGCTGCCCAAGCTCGGCATCGAGGTGTCGTTCGTCGACGATCCCGACGATCTCGACGCCTGGTCGGCGGCGGTGCGGCCGAACACCAAGGCGTTCTTCGCCGAGACGATCGGCAACCCGAAGAACGACATCCTCGACATCCGGGCGGTGTCGGACCTGGCCCACGCCAACGGCGTGCCGCTGATCGTCGACAACACCGTCGCCACGCCGTACCTCATCCCGCCGCTCGCGCACGGCGCCGACATCGTCGTGCACTCGGCGACGAAGTTCCTCGGCGGGCACGGCACCGCGATCGCCGGCGCCATCGTCGACGGCGGCTCGTTCGACTTCTCGGCGAACGACAAGTTCCCCCAGTTCACCGAGCCCGACCCCAGCTACCACGGCCTCGCCTACTGGCCGGCGCTCGGAGCGGGTTCGTACGTGATCAAGGCGCGGGTGCAGCTGCTCCGCGACATCGGGCCGGCCATCTCGCCGTTCAACGCCTTCCTGCTGATCCAGGGCATCGAGACCCTGTCGCTGCGGATGGAGCGCCACGTGGCCAACGCCCAGGCGGTCGCGGAGTACCTGGAGGCCCACGACCAGGTCGAGTCGGTGGCGTACGCCGGTCTGCCGTCGAGCCCGTACCACGCCCGTGCCCAGCAGTACTCGCCCCGCGGTCCGGGGTCGGTCCCGGCCTTCGTCCTCCAGGGCGGCCGCGAGGCCGGGAAGCGATTCGTCGAGGCGCTCACCCTCCACAGCCACCTGGCCAACATCGGCGACGTCCGGTCGCTCGTCATCCACCCCGCGTCGACCACCCACAGCCAGCTGACCGAGCAGGAGCAGGTGACGACCGGCGTGGACCCGGGGCTGATCCGGCTGTCGGTCGGCCTCGAGGACGTCGAGGACATCATCGCCGACCTCGACCAGGGCTTCGCCGCCGCTCGCGGCTGA
- a CDS encoding homoserine kinase codes for MIVSAPASSANLGPGFDCLALALDVPFRLRVVTGPGDGAAAGDDRFHEAEPTHPTAVAFREAGGDPALGLRWASPIPPGRGMGYSGAARVAGAYAAGLLDGLDHDEARDGAHLVASRLEGHPDNSAASAFGGFTVSVLDRVLRLEVPDEVSVIVWSPSASTSTDASRRSLPGRVLLDDAAFSVARATTWVAAIATGDLDALREACEDRLHQDVRLEARPDAREVRDHLLGRQEVLAAWLSGSGPSIAALVPGDLAPLVAGSVGGDGTVRVVDVDPRGVRVETS; via the coding sequence GTGATCGTCTCGGCGCCCGCCTCGTCGGCCAACCTGGGTCCCGGCTTCGACTGCCTGGCCCTGGCGCTCGACGTGCCGTTCCGGCTCCGGGTCGTGACGGGTCCCGGCGACGGCGCCGCCGCGGGCGACGACCGGTTCCACGAGGCGGAGCCCACCCACCCGACGGCGGTGGCGTTCCGGGAGGCGGGCGGCGACCCCGCGCTCGGACTCCGGTGGGCCAGCCCGATCCCGCCGGGTCGGGGGATGGGCTACTCGGGAGCGGCGCGCGTCGCCGGGGCCTATGCCGCCGGGCTGCTCGACGGGCTCGACCACGACGAGGCCCGCGACGGCGCACACCTGGTCGCGTCGCGGCTGGAGGGTCACCCCGACAACTCTGCGGCGTCGGCCTTCGGTGGCTTCACCGTGTCGGTGCTGGACCGGGTCCTGCGCCTCGAGGTCCCCGACGAGGTGAGCGTGATCGTGTGGTCGCCGTCGGCCTCGACGTCGACGGACGCGTCACGGCGCTCGCTGCCCGGGCGGGTTCTGCTCGACGACGCCGCCTTCTCGGTCGCCCGGGCGACGACCTGGGTCGCCGCGATCGCGACCGGCGACCTCGACGCGCTGCGGGAGGCGTGCGAGGACCGGCTGCACCAGGACGTGCGCCTCGAGGCGCGGCCCGACGCCCGGGAGGTGCGCGACCACCTCCTGGGCCGGCAGGAGGTGCTCGCCGCCTGGCTGTCGGGCTCCGGCCCGAGCATCGCCGCGCTCGTGCCGGGGGACCTCGCCCCCCTCGTCGCCGGGTCGGTGGGCGGCGACGGCACCGTCCGGGTGGTCGACGTCGACCCGCGCGGCGTCCGCGTCGAGACCTCCTGA
- a CDS encoding GNAT family N-acetyltransferase: MGHPHWPLWDIRIRTPRLELRPIREQEMADLVAVVDAGVHDPATMPFLNPFTDVENPARTRDSYRFWFRNWAEWSTDRWHLPMAVYEGGRCVGTQGVEAQRFPLLRTVSTGSFLGLADQGRGIGREMRAAVLHLAFAGLGAARAVTEAFTDNVASQRVTESLGYRPNGTDVVPRRDGTGVVQRYVLERSDWEPRRRDDVVVEGLSADALDMFGLGVDDDGVGPA; encoded by the coding sequence ATGGGACACCCGCACTGGCCCCTGTGGGACATCCGCATCCGGACGCCCCGGCTCGAGCTGCGGCCGATCCGCGAGCAGGAGATGGCCGACCTCGTCGCGGTCGTCGACGCCGGCGTCCACGACCCCGCCACGATGCCGTTCCTCAACCCCTTCACCGACGTCGAGAACCCGGCGCGCACCCGCGACTCGTACCGCTTCTGGTTCCGAAACTGGGCGGAGTGGTCCACCGACCGCTGGCACCTGCCGATGGCGGTCTACGAGGGCGGCCGCTGCGTCGGCACCCAGGGCGTCGAGGCACAGCGCTTCCCGCTCCTGCGCACGGTGTCGACCGGTTCGTTCCTGGGGCTGGCCGACCAGGGACGGGGCATCGGCAGGGAGATGCGGGCCGCCGTCCTGCACCTCGCCTTCGCCGGGCTCGGCGCAGCGCGTGCGGTCACCGAGGCGTTCACCGACAACGTCGCGTCGCAGCGCGTCACCGAGTCGCTCGGCTACCGGCCCAACGGCACCGACGTGGTCCCCCGACGGGACGGCACCGGCGTCGTGCAGCGCTACGTCCTGGAGCGGTCCGACTGGGAGCCGCGCCGCCGCGACGACGTCGTGGTCGAGGGCCTCTCGGCCGACGCCCTCGACATGTTCGGCCTGGGCGTGGACGACGACGGGGTCGGCCCGGCCTGA
- a CDS encoding sensor histidine kinase, whose amino-acid sequence MARLGVAKDPRSTRDVRRPLPGGAPPAWVTIAALVAIVVITVALTPFQDELERAVKALLLVVPVVGAAALGGRVPGYIAAGAATIGFSMSLPPIGSPLQIAVTGDVVALIVFFLVALVVSTLVSNRIDVLAEADRQRTLLLRSVSHDLRTPLATIRAASTELLDDVEHTPEVEERLLRLVDLEAARLDRLVSNLLELNRIESGAMEPRRVPIDPEVLIRRSVERFRLAPNGVVVELDLDDELPVIQVDATQVDQVLSNLLDNAIRHSADGSPVTLAASGEGSGVRIEVADRGPGVPPEEAELVFQPFRSGTIAGSSGVGLAISRAIVERHGGTISVDDRPGGGARFVVTFPAG is encoded by the coding sequence GTGGCACGCTTGGGCGTGGCCAAGGACCCGCGATCGACCCGTGACGTCCGCCGACCGCTGCCGGGCGGCGCACCACCGGCGTGGGTCACGATCGCGGCGCTCGTGGCGATCGTCGTCATCACCGTCGCCCTGACGCCGTTCCAGGACGAGCTCGAGCGAGCGGTGAAGGCCCTCCTCCTCGTGGTGCCGGTGGTGGGAGCGGCCGCGCTCGGAGGTCGGGTGCCGGGCTACATCGCCGCCGGCGCGGCGACGATCGGCTTCTCCATGTCGCTGCCGCCGATCGGTTCGCCGCTGCAGATCGCGGTGACCGGCGACGTGGTGGCGCTCATCGTGTTCTTCCTGGTGGCGCTCGTCGTGTCCACCCTGGTGTCGAACCGGATCGACGTCCTCGCCGAGGCCGATCGCCAGCGCACTCTGCTGCTGCGGTCGGTGTCGCACGACCTCCGCACGCCGCTCGCCACGATCAGGGCCGCGTCGACCGAGCTGCTCGACGACGTCGAGCACACTCCCGAGGTCGAGGAGCGCCTGCTGCGGCTCGTCGACCTCGAAGCGGCCCGGCTCGACCGCCTCGTGTCGAACCTCCTCGAGCTCAACCGGATCGAGTCGGGGGCGATGGAGCCGCGGCGGGTGCCGATCGACCCCGAGGTGCTCATCCGGCGGTCCGTCGAGCGGTTCCGACTCGCACCGAACGGCGTCGTCGTGGAGCTCGACCTCGACGACGAGCTCCCCGTCATCCAGGTCGACGCCACGCAGGTGGACCAGGTGCTGTCGAACCTCCTCGACAACGCCATCCGCCACAGCGCTGACGGCAGCCCGGTGACGTTGGCGGCCAGCGGAGAGGGCTCGGGTGTGCGGATCGAGGTGGCGGACCGCGGACCCGGCGTCCCCCCGGAGGAGGCGGAGCTGGTGTTCCAGCCGTTCCGATCCGGGACGATCGCCGGGTCGAGCGGCGTCGGGCTGGCGATCAGTCGGGCGATCGTCGAACGTCACGGCGGTACGATCTCCGTCGATGATCGACCAGGCGGAGGCGCAAGGTTCGTCGTCACCTTCCCGGCAGGGTGA
- a CDS encoding ammonium transporter has translation MQRFKDPNTRKMMGVILAGKMLGIVALLAIIKALGSIFGAEAGASTVSRAAVEAADTINPINTMWVLVAAFLVFFMQAGFMALEAGFARSREAVNVLMECVFDTCLCGILFWAIGFAFMFGGHFTESGSLAGANGLIGHEYFFLSGGGADYNGTGIAFLAFFLFQLAFADTASTITSGAMVGRTSFKGDILYSICVSGFLYPIFGHWVWGPGGWLGNTMGWFNGLVPEGTVFRDFAGSTVVHTTGGVIALAGAIALGPRLGRKFARDGGGLFPPHDLVMASIGAVILWFGWYGFNPGSTLSAMDWEGIGRVAGNTTLAACAGGMVAVLFVYPRSKKWDLGMSLNGFLGGLVAITAPCYWVSPLGAVIIGALAGIIVPLGVDLLEHLRIDDPIGAVPVHFICGIFGTLAVGLFATGQYGIPTSEGPDNSAPIEGLFYGGGGGQLLAQIIGSLSCIIVVGGLAMIIMKLLRLIPGSWNLRISRDEELEGIDVVEHGLPPYHLESGAGVIYITPTSPNFDKEPASAPASTEKV, from the coding sequence GTGCAACGATTCAAAGATCCCAACACGCGGAAGATGATGGGGGTGATCCTGGCGGGCAAGATGCTCGGCATCGTCGCCCTCCTGGCGATCATCAAGGCCCTCGGGTCCATCTTCGGCGCCGAGGCCGGCGCGTCGACCGTGTCCCGGGCGGCGGTCGAGGCGGCGGACACGATCAACCCCATCAACACGATGTGGGTGCTGGTCGCGGCGTTCCTCGTATTCTTCATGCAGGCGGGCTTCATGGCCCTCGAGGCCGGCTTCGCCCGGTCCCGGGAGGCCGTCAACGTCCTCATGGAGTGCGTGTTCGACACCTGTCTCTGCGGGATCCTGTTCTGGGCGATCGGGTTCGCGTTCATGTTCGGCGGCCACTTCACCGAGAGCGGCAGCCTGGCCGGCGCCAACGGCCTGATCGGCCACGAGTACTTCTTCCTCTCGGGCGGCGGCGCCGACTACAACGGCACCGGCATCGCCTTCCTGGCCTTCTTCCTCTTCCAGCTGGCCTTCGCCGACACCGCCTCGACGATCACGTCGGGCGCCATGGTCGGCCGCACCAGCTTCAAGGGCGACATCCTCTACTCGATCTGCGTGTCGGGCTTCCTGTACCCGATCTTCGGCCACTGGGTCTGGGGGCCGGGCGGCTGGCTCGGCAACACGATGGGCTGGTTCAACGGCCTCGTCCCCGAGGGCACCGTCTTCCGCGACTTCGCCGGCTCGACCGTCGTGCACACCACCGGCGGCGTGATCGCCCTGGCCGGCGCCATCGCCCTCGGCCCACGCCTCGGCCGCAAGTTCGCCCGTGACGGCGGCGGCCTGTTCCCGCCCCACGACCTCGTCATGGCCTCGATCGGCGCCGTGATCCTCTGGTTCGGCTGGTACGGCTTCAACCCGGGCTCGACCCTGTCGGCCATGGACTGGGAGGGCATCGGCCGGGTCGCCGGCAACACGACGCTCGCCGCCTGCGCCGGTGGCATGGTCGCCGTGCTCTTCGTCTACCCACGCTCGAAGAAGTGGGACCTTGGCATGTCGCTCAACGGCTTCCTGGGAGGTCTCGTCGCCATCACGGCGCCCTGCTACTGGGTGAGCCCGTTGGGGGCGGTGATCATCGGAGCGCTCGCCGGCATCATCGTCCCGCTCGGCGTCGACCTGCTGGAGCACCTCCGGATCGACGACCCGATCGGCGCCGTGCCGGTCCACTTCATCTGCGGCATCTTCGGCACGCTGGCCGTGGGCCTCTTCGCCACCGGTCAGTACGGCATCCCGACCTCCGAGGGCCCGGACAACTCCGCTCCCATCGAGGGGCTGTTCTACGGCGGCGGCGGCGGTCAGCTCCTCGCCCAGATCATCGGCAGCCTGTCCTGCATCATCGTGGTCGGCGGGTTGGCCATGATCATCATGAAGCTCCTCCGCCTGATCCCCGGTTCCTGGAACCTGCGGATCAGCCGGGACGAGGAGCTCGAGGGCATCGACGTCGTCGAGCACGGCCTGCCCCCGTACCACCTGGAGTCCGGCGCCGGCGTCATCTACATCACGCCGACCAGCCCGAACTTCGACAAGGAGCCCGCATCCGCACCGGCCAGCACCGAGAAGGTCTGA
- a CDS encoding winged helix-turn-helix domain-containing protein: MTGASVSVGSPPRAVALVRWPEQTDRRAALCSEARPRLLLLEADDPPPEPLDDLEDWVRLPVSDADLRSRAEWLLRRAPLPGRPVLDDDGVLHSGDQHLALPPIEARMTGVLLERFGAVASRESVVRAAWPDAAPGRNALDVHILRLRRRLEPVGLAVRTVRNRGYRLEPVATPDGPRS, from the coding sequence GTGACCGGCGCGTCCGTGTCCGTGGGGTCGCCTCCCCGAGCGGTGGCCCTGGTCCGCTGGCCGGAGCAGACCGATCGCCGTGCGGCGCTCTGCTCCGAGGCGCGCCCGCGCCTGCTCCTGCTCGAAGCGGACGATCCGCCGCCCGAGCCGCTCGACGACCTCGAGGACTGGGTGCGGCTCCCGGTGTCCGACGCGGACCTCCGATCCCGCGCCGAGTGGTTGCTTCGACGTGCGCCGCTCCCCGGACGCCCGGTCCTGGACGACGACGGCGTGCTGCACTCCGGTGACCAGCACCTGGCGCTGCCGCCGATCGAGGCCCGGATGACGGGCGTGCTGCTCGAGCGGTTCGGCGCGGTCGCCAGCCGCGAGTCGGTCGTCCGGGCGGCGTGGCCGGACGCCGCACCCGGCCGGAACGCCCTGGACGTGCACATCCTGCGGCTCCGCAGGCGGCTCGAGCCGGTGGGGCTCGCCGTGCGGACCGTGCGGAACCGGGGCTACCGGCTGGAGCCGGTCGCCACGCCGGACGGCCCGCGGAGCTGA
- the ilvC gene encoding ketol-acid reductoisomerase, protein MANVYYEQDADRSIILGRKVAILGYGSQGHAHALNLKDSGVDVRVGLREGSSSRGKAEEAGLEVLDVAEAAAWADVIMMLLPDTEIGPIYEAAVAPNLNDGDALFFAHGFNVRFGYVKAPAGVDVAMVAPKGPGHLVRRTYTEGGGVPCLIAVSQDATGGAKALALSYADAIGGTRAGVLETTFEEETETDLFGEQVVLCGGLTALVQAGFETLVEAGYQPESAYFECLHELKLIVDLMYEQGISGMRYSISTTAEYGDLVTGPRIINQAVKAEMKAALDDIQSGRFAEQFVGEIRSGGENFEALRQKGKDHQIEQVGAELRAMMPWISAGKAKVEDISGGD, encoded by the coding sequence ATGGCCAACGTGTACTACGAGCAGGACGCCGACCGATCGATCATCCTCGGCCGCAAGGTGGCGATCCTGGGCTACGGCTCGCAGGGCCACGCCCACGCGCTGAACCTGAAGGACTCCGGCGTCGACGTGCGGGTGGGCCTGCGCGAGGGCTCGTCGTCGCGGGGGAAGGCCGAGGAGGCCGGTCTCGAGGTCCTCGACGTCGCCGAGGCGGCCGCCTGGGCCGACGTCATCATGATGCTGCTGCCCGACACGGAGATCGGCCCGATCTACGAGGCGGCGGTCGCCCCGAACCTGAACGACGGCGACGCGCTGTTCTTCGCCCACGGGTTCAACGTCCGGTTCGGCTACGTGAAGGCGCCGGCGGGCGTCGACGTCGCCATGGTCGCCCCGAAGGGCCCGGGCCACCTCGTGCGCCGGACCTACACCGAGGGCGGCGGCGTGCCCTGCCTCATCGCCGTCTCCCAGGACGCCACGGGCGGCGCCAAGGCGCTGGCGCTCTCGTACGCCGACGCCATCGGCGGCACCCGGGCCGGCGTGCTCGAGACCACGTTCGAGGAGGAGACCGAGACCGACCTGTTCGGCGAGCAGGTCGTGCTCTGCGGCGGCCTCACCGCACTGGTCCAGGCCGGGTTCGAGACCCTCGTCGAGGCCGGCTACCAGCCCGAGTCCGCGTACTTCGAGTGCCTCCACGAGCTCAAGCTGATCGTCGACCTGATGTACGAGCAGGGGATCTCCGGCATGCGCTACTCGATCTCGACCACCGCCGAGTACGGCGACCTGGTCACCGGCCCCCGCATCATCAACCAGGCCGTGAAGGCCGAGATGAAGGCGGCGCTCGACGACATCCAGTCCGGCCGCTTCGCCGAGCAGTTCGTCGGCGAGATCCGCTCGGGCGGCGAGAACTTCGAGGCCCTGCGCCAGAAGGGCAAGGACCACCAGATCGAGCAGGTCGGCGCCGAGCTGCGGGCGATGATGCCGTGGATCTCCGCCGGCAAGGCCAAGGTCGAGGACATCTCCGGCGGCGACTGA
- a CDS encoding response regulator transcription factor: MLVIEDDPSVAEVLTTALGARDHTVIVTRTGEAALRAIVAAHPDVVLLDLGLPDMDGLEVCRRIRQRSTLPVIVLTADGDEARKVEALDLGADDYVTKPFSMPELMARLRAAQRRQQVSNDDFASRAPLQLGGLFIDTDAHLVSVDGARVHLTQKEFALLAAMARRPNALLTHQAIMDAVWPSGGGTTESLRVHVTNLRRKVADATGVEVQTEPGVGYRLVVSGAA, encoded by the coding sequence GTGCTGGTGATCGAGGACGACCCCTCGGTCGCCGAGGTGCTCACGACAGCGCTGGGGGCCCGGGACCACACCGTGATCGTCACCCGGACGGGCGAGGCAGCGCTCCGAGCGATCGTCGCCGCACATCCCGACGTCGTGCTGCTCGACCTCGGGCTCCCCGACATGGACGGCCTGGAGGTGTGCCGGCGCATCCGCCAGCGCTCGACCCTGCCGGTGATCGTGCTCACCGCCGACGGCGACGAGGCCCGCAAGGTCGAGGCCCTCGACCTCGGCGCGGACGACTACGTGACCAAGCCGTTCTCGATGCCCGAGCTGATGGCGAGGCTGCGGGCGGCGCAGCGGCGCCAGCAGGTGTCGAACGACGACTTCGCCAGCAGGGCGCCGTTGCAGCTGGGCGGGCTCTTCATCGACACCGATGCGCACCTCGTCAGCGTGGACGGCGCCCGCGTCCACCTCACGCAGAAGGAGTTCGCGCTCCTGGCCGCCATGGCCCGGCGGCCGAACGCGCTGCTGACCCACCAGGCGATCATGGACGCCGTGTGGCCATCGGGTGGCGGCACCACCGAATCGCTCCGGGTCCACGTCACCAACCTGCGGCGGAAGGTCGCGGACGCCACCGGGGTCGAGGTCCAGACCGAGCCGGGCGTCGGCTACCGGCTGGTGGTCTCCGGCGCCGCGTGA